A single region of the Malaclemys terrapin pileata isolate rMalTer1 chromosome 4, rMalTer1.hap1, whole genome shotgun sequence genome encodes:
- the NUDT14 gene encoding uridine diphosphate glucose pyrophosphatase NUDT14 isoform X5 has product MRTHDSVSILIFNSSRQCFVVVKQFRPAVYMCEMERHHPQDFQSKDQDSWCPLLDPLPATEGVTYELCAGLVDKPGLSLEEIACNEVLEECGYDIPITNLKRITSYRSGVGVTGSKQTLFYAEVTDQMKTGEGGGQPEEGELIEVVEVPLQDSMKFAFDEHFPKTMGVIFSFMWFQSNVALGLLEK; this is encoded by the exons TGTCTCAATCCTGATATTTAATTCCTCTCGGCAATGCTTTGTTGTGGTGAAGCAGTTCCGCCCAG CTGTTTACATGTGTGAAATGGAACGGCACCATCCTCAAGACTTTCAAAGTAAAGACCAAGATAGCTGGTGTCCTCTATTGGATCCCTTACCAGCTACAGAAGGCGTGACCTATGAACTCTGCGCTGGTTTAGTAGACAAGCCAGGACTTTCTTTGGAGGAAATTGCATGCAACGAAGTCTTAGAAGAGTGTGGTTATGACATTCCCATTACAAACCTGAAGAGAATCACTTCGTACAG gtccgGAGTTGGCGTGACAGGTTCTAAGCAAACCTTATTTTATGCAGAGGTAACAGATCAGATGaaaactggagaaggtggaggccaGCCTGAAGAGGGAGAGCTGATTGAAGTTGTAGAAGTACCTTTACAGGACTCCATGAAATTTGCTTTTGATGAGCACTTCCCTAAGACAATGGGCGTTATCTTCAGCTTCATGTGGTTCCAAAGCAATGTTGCTCTGGGGCtgctagaaaaataa